The Mytilus trossulus isolate FHL-02 chromosome 3, PNRI_Mtr1.1.1.hap1, whole genome shotgun sequence genome contains a region encoding:
- the LOC134711030 gene encoding uncharacterized protein LOC134711030, producing MREFKYLKGLRIAHSFTEDNSSFDISLLIGADFYWDFVEDTTLRGNGPTAVRSKLGYVLSGPITTSYRQQRNVGMNNILTSHKPEELNLERFGELESLGVDSNTTDVETVDYMETNQMSANEFRENKYVLTCMDYTLKWPEAFHIYSKSTTEVGSKLYSSICRKFCHHSTKFTSFQVMYLRQAVLPNETLDDYVKNVRDEAVDNSAKNIILNLEVVRQEVGEKFKQNVKKNSKRQKEDEEDVVCEDAGGDDKDDSVFLTQNTFMEENDETTDDNTVANEDQKEWMMSLWTAALEDRSTPIRKRREIRTLTEKERETFFSALNKLKNDTTVKPNKFDTLALVHSNRTLCAAHRGSNFLGWHRIYLLLFETAIRQQDNSVTLPYWDSVLDNQNITDSRDTVIFTDKFLGNGDGIVDSGPFKHWIDINNCPLQRKVSRIDHTELPSPDIINRIENDDKVRNVADVIDHLGKAEQLLTIEGQHNLPHEWVGGTMDILNSSARDPTFILHHAFIDYVWEKFRQKQMRLGENPEYYPSLGKTSETDKYNLTAFHNATNVMACFPWMENQAGYRNGYVGILYEYEDSPKCPDCGYSKYITCSAKLNRCIGIVQSESEAEHSSPGIIIVIIIALAFPIIGLLYFVVKKIRSRSSYTRV from the exons ATGCGAGAATTCAAGTACCTGAAAGGATTACGTATAGCTCATTCGTTTACAGAAGACAACTCTTCTTTTGATATCTCCTTGCTCATCGGAGCTGATTTCTATTGGGATTTCGTAGAGGATACAACATTAAGAGGAAATGGTCCAACCGCCGTAAGGTCAAAACTTGGTTATGTGTTGTCTGGTCCAATTACGACGTCTTATCGTCAACAGAGAAATGTTGGTATGAACAACATATTGACATCGCACAAACCAGAGGAGTTGAATTTAGAAAGATTTGGGGAATTAGAGTCGTTAGGAGTAGATAGCAATACGACAGATGTTGAAACGGTAGACTATATggaaacaaatcaaatgtcaGCAAATGAATTCCGAGAAAACAA gtATGTGTTAACCTGTATGGACTATACATTAAAATGGCCAGAAGCTTTCCATATATACTCAAAATCTACAACTGAAGTTGGAAGCAAGTTATATAGTTCAATATGCAG AAAATTCTGCCATCATTCAACCAAATTCACATCATTTCAAGTAATGTATTTACGACAGGCGGTACTGCCTAATGAAACATTAGATGATTATGTGAAAAATGTAAGGGATGAAGCTGTAGATAATAGTGCTAAGAATATTATATTAAATCTGGAAGTTGTTCGTCAAGAGGTCggtgaaaaatttaaacaaaatgtaaaaaaaaactcaaaaagaCAGAAGGAG GATGAGGAGGATGTGGTTTGTGAAGATGCCGGAGGGGATGATAAAGATGACAGTGTGTTTCTGACCCAGAACACATTCATGGAGGAAAATGATGAAACAACAGATGACAATACAGTTGCAA ATGAAGATCAAAAGGAATGGATGATGTCACTTTGGACAGCTGCTCTTGAAGACCGGTCAACACCAATTCGAAAACGTCGTGAAATACGCACACTAACTGAAAAGGAGCGTGAGACCTTTTTTAGTGCacttaataaattgaaaaatgacacG ACAGTTAAACCAAATAAATTTGACACCTTAGCGTTGGTTCACAGTAATCGTACGTTATGCGCAGCCCATCGTGGTTCCAATTTCCTCGGATGGCATCGAATCTACCTTCTGCT gtTTGAGACCGCCATTCGACAACAAGATAACTCTGTAACATTACCTTATTGGGATTCTGTACTCGATAATCAAAATATTACTGACTCAAGGGACACTGTTATTTTCACCGATAAATTTCTAGGAAACGGCGATGGAATTGTTGATTCCGGTCCTTTTAAACATTGGATAGATATTAATAATTGTCCATTACAACGTAAAGTAAGTCGAATTGACCATACCGAATTGCCATCTCCTGATATAATCAATAGGATTGAAAACGATGACAAAGTACGCAATGTTGCAGATGTTATAGATCATTTAGGGAAAGCGGAACAATTACTAACAATAGAAGGTCAACATAACCTTCCCCACGAATGGGTCGGAGGGACAATGGACATTCTAAACAGTTCAGCTAGAGACCCGACATTCATTTTACACCATGCTTTTATAGACTACGTGTGGGAAAAATTTAGGCAAAAGCAAATGCGACTTGGAGAGAACCCGGAATATTATCCATCTTTGGGGAAAACCTCTGAAACTGACAAGTACAACTTGACAGCCTTCCACAATGCCACCAACGTAATGGCTTGTTTTCCTTGGATGGAGAACCAGGCTGGATATCGGAATGGCTATGTTGGAATCTTGTATGAATATGAAGATTCGCCAAAATGTCCAGACTGCGGCTATTCTAAATATATCACCTGCAGTGCCAAACTTAACAGATGCATTGGTATTGTTCAGTCGGAATCTGAAGCGGAACATAGTTCACCTGGGATTATCATAGTAATCATAATCGCCTTAGCATTCCCAATCATTGGTCTCTTATATTTTGTGGTTAAGAAAATTCGTTCCCGAAGTAGCTACACAAGAGTCTAA